The stretch of DNA AGGTATTTCGGCCTGTAGgccacggaggagagggagaggagcaggaggaggagctgggacaCGCTGAAGGCCAGGAGCACAGAGTCCACCAGGGCCAGCTCCCTCTGGGCTCTGTACGACTGGATGAAACCGTAGAGGAGGAAGACCGCCGAGACCAAGGCCAGCGCCATGAAGATGGTGTAGACGTAGGTCGCCCTGGACGTTATGTCGTTGGCCTCGATGATGTCCAGAAAATCGGTAGGAAATGAGGTGTTTGTACCAGAGGCTGGGTTGGTGTAGAGGGAGGTGTCAATGGTGCTGGAGACCAACGCGGTCACCAACTCTGCCATGCTTGTGGTGACCGAGGTTACCTTGGTACGATCATCCGTGTGATTTTCCTGGAGGATAAGAGGAAAAAGCCATCAGAGACTGGAAGTCTTTTGGATTTTAACCATATCAATAAAAGAAACAGTATTGCAAATTAAACGAGAAATACTTAAATCTAATTCTCAACTAGGCTAAGTAACCCTCCTGTTAGATATTTCCCAAACCAGATATTCTTATCCGGTTAAGCAGCACCCTCTAATGCTCAGTAGTGTCCTCATCAGGGGAATAGGAGACATAAACTGACAggttaaatcaaatcaaagatCAACTGAAATCCTAATAAAATTAATCAGAACAGTTTTTTGCTGTTTTAAAGAAAAGCAAAATTCTCATTTGGATAGCAAAGATATATTCTTATAGCGTAAAAATATCTCTTTGCCCATAGAGGAGGCAAAATGGTTTTGCTTTCAAAACATTTCATTTCCTCTGATcgtaaaaaaaactttaaaaaaaaactaaaacaaccgtCTTAACATCTGTTCTAATTAAACCACACCCTGCCAGATGTACCTTTCATCTCTCTAGTTACAGTTCACACAAGCCTCTACCCGTTTACACCACCTCGGACAGCGTAAAACACTGTGAACACCTTTTGCTTTGTCTGTTCCTCATGGAAGAACTAGAAACACCGAACCACATATGTTTCCACTTACCATTTTCCCTTTCAGCGGTAGCAAGCTTTTTTGATGTTTATTTTCTCAAGCCCGAGTCTGTTTAGATGATCCAAAGACCAAACCAGAGAAAGATGATGATGCTAGTTCTGTGGATATGCTCAGTTCTGGCTGTTTGTGACTGTGAGCTGTATTCAAGCCAGCATACTTTCAGTATGACTTGGTGGCTACGTCTTCAAAAGCACTCCTCCTTCTTTTCATGACCACACGGAGACCATGTCCCTACTTTCAGTTCCACTGAGTGGGACGTAGGGTTGTATCGTTTTTTTTCACTCTGAAGATATTTTTGGAGAGCTGTCCGTTTGCAAAATCAAATTTTTACAGCCTGATACAAGGTTCATATAAGATCTTATGTAATAGCTTAATGATACATAGCTATTTTGATCATTGTTGTGATTAAGTCCCAACATCCCCAAAATATCCATAACCGTGCATGAATTAGACATAAATACACAGAAgtttaagtgtttttttttaaggaagTTAAAGTGTGGTTTATTTTCCACttcaaaagaagaagaaaaaagtatTTTCAATTTCTGTACACGTTTTCACCAGACTCATTTCAGACTGCGCAGGCCGGTAAATACAGGGAAACTACCATGAAGGCCAGCAGGAAGGCTCTGTGGCCTCCTTGTTCGCCCCTGAATCCTCAAACACAGCACAGTTGTTCTGCACCTCAACATTTAGGTGCATGTTCCTCCctccatgtataaactcatcctcTCTGACCAAATCTACCTACGGGTACAAATAAAGTAACCTGAACTCCAGCTCTCTTGTGCTCTCTGCTCCTTCACCTGTCCATCTCTTGGATGCTCTTTCATAATGAATAACCTGTGAAACATTCCATTAGAAACATTTCAACTGGTGAAACCTCACAACTGGCAAATACATTGTTCCTTTTGCGTTGGCTTTTGAACTTAGCACAGCTAAAGAATTGCAGCTAAAGAATTGCAGAGCTAAAATGTGTTTTCTGGGTTTGTGGTAAAGGGTGCATGATGAGACTAGGATGTCCTTTCTGTGAAGATACCGGATGTGAAGAATGCTTGATTATTTATGGAGGTACAGTTCAAACCGCTATGCACTTCTCAAGACACAGCAAGAGGATGGTTGCGAAGCAGTCACTAGGGTGTTACAGGAAATCAGCTTAGAAACAGCCAGGCCACAGGAAATGACTGCATGTGAGACACACAACAAAATACAGGCACTGTTTTGGTTTCGCTCAATCCTACTTCCCTGAACCAAAAACAGATCTTGGTCCCTAAATAAATGGTTAAAAATTGGTTaaatggttaaaaaaaaaagaaccatATCTTAATGTAGTAAAATGACCTAAATATCTACTATTCATGAAGCAGTTTGTTGACAAAAAGTGCAAACAATTTGATATTCAAACATTGGATTTTATTTGTGAGAAGGATGTCAGGATGTATTTTctgcaaaacatgaaacatataATTCCATACAAATGAAATGCTGTTACAGATCAAACTAAACTGCTTCACTTTGTATTTGATTTGTAAAATTGAACAGATTTCTGAGACAACTAAGCCAttaaaagaagaggaggagatggaggtgatggagggagaggaagacttgAGTCCCGAAGAAAGACGAGTATtggagagaaagatgaaaaAGATTCTGAAGAAGGACAAGAAGAACAAGCTGAAaatggagggaaagacagaggagaTTGTGGAGGCCCACAAACCCATCGCCCCACAACAGGCACTAGACTACCTGAGCTGGTAGGAGCAGAGAAGGCTCTGTgtaactctcactcactcatataACGTTCACCTGTAAAAGAAATCTATGATGTAAAAAAAAGTGCATTGTTCAGCAAGCAATTTAATGTTTTACTGTATCATGGCTGCAGCTAAAAATAACTGTAGATTCCATCACATTGCATCATTACATCTGAAAAAGATTAGCTGTGATCAAAAATGGTTTCATTTTGGCAGCTGGGCTGAGAACCGAAAGGACTGGAAGTTCCAAAAGACAAGACAGACGTGGTTACTACAGCACATGTTCGACACGGAGAAGGTAAACCAGATATTGGGCTTTTCTGACTCGCATGATCTGATCTGTCTTCCTTGGTACTCAACAACCCGTTATTGACAATGAACATTCAGCCATTTATGAGGACCTACATTTCAGTTTGGTCaggaaacgtttttttttcccctcaatgGAAAGTCAAATACTAATTTGAATGTGACCATTTGGATTTTGTGAAATATGCCAAGAGCAGGTGTGAAGCTCCCCCTGTTGGTCGATGAAGGGTATTACCATGGTATTATGAAGTCTACTCTTGTCAGATGCTGCTTTGTGTCTTTACATACAGAAATATGTTGAATCAATAATAATCATTCTCACGTCACAACCATTATCTGCTTTTGACATaaaagctgaattattcagGGAGACACTCCCAGCCGAGCACACACTAATCTTCATAGTGCCACGTTTAAGATGGCATTGCTCAcatcatttacatgtagtcatttagcagacgctcttatccagagcgacttacagtaagtacaaggacattcccccccgaagcaagtagggtgaagtgccttgcccgaggacacaacgtcatttttgcacagccggtaatcgaaccggcaaccttctgatgagtagcccgattccctaaccgctcagccgtctGACTCCCACCACCACATGGTGTTGTCCCCCAGGTTCCAGACCAGAGCTTCTCGGTGCTGCTGCAGTACCTGGAGGGTCTGCGAGGAGTGGCCAAGGACACCACAGTGCAGAAGGCCGAGGCGCTGACCAGGGAACACGAGGGATCGGAGGAAGAAGAGGCCCTGAAGAAGACAAACCGAGCCAGAGAGATCATCCAGCTGCTGTCCTGACCCtacaccaacaccaccaccatctgTGGCACGATACCGTCATCAGTTCACTGTTTTATTACTGTACTACACAATAAAATAGTCTTTCAATTGTTTCTTTCAGAAAATCAGAAAGAATATCTGGCTGCATTCATTACATTTAAGGTAACCTATAAACATTGTGTAAAGATAACTATTCAACCAAGTAGCGTTTGAAAGGATCTATACTCGACTGGGCTTGCCTGCTGCACAACAGTCAATGTTCCTGAAAGAACAAACCCTGTTTGTCTTTCACCCTGTCCAGACAACGTTTCCAATAAGCTCATTACTGTGGACTGCTTGAGAAGGATGAGTACGTTGTATTATACTGCTTATTCCATTACAAGTGAtagccactagatggcagtaagACTTTATACTAATGAAATGTATAGCAGAAGTGTCTACAAGAGAAGCTTGGGAGATAAAGCACGTCTATCAACGGATTTACTTTGGTCCCAGTCACATTACACAgtttaataataatttaataacATAATTTAATTTTATATCGTTTCGAAAGTGAAAAGCACGCCACTGAAGGAGAGAGTTGTTGAATCGTGTTCCGCTTTGGTGGTTTTGGTTGAATCCTGATGTTTATGTcccctattattattattactaatgGTCACATTTAAGTCTCATTTCCTTTCTGTGTGTATTTGATTAAGGTCAATGAGGCATAATGTTTTCACAAACTGTAATATCCTTGAAACATTTGTAAATGTAAGATATTATAGGGAAGAATTTAAATGTGATGTCCTAACGATATGCAACAGAGAGATGTGGTGAACCTGTAGAATAAATACACTTCAGCTACGCAGGATGTCAACTCCATttgaacccttgtgttatcttcgggtcagaatgacccatcagtcattgtgacccaccgtcgtattgcgacaactttaccgcattcaaaaacaaagtgaagcattttcttttaaccgttgggctgtctcagaccccccacattgcgaaggttaaaagaaaattatttttatttgtttttgtattgggtaaaattgggtaacacaaccttcgggtcatgtgaccccaatgcagcacaagggttaagttagtTTGAAAATACACAGTtgtgggagatgaagagagggtggaagaggagaaggtggaggaggagagaactgGGGGACAGGGGCACACTGGTGAACGATACCAAACCACCTGCCACATAGTGTGACCAGGGTCAACCCATTCAGGAAGGATGTGAACAGGCTGTGTTAGGTTACTTATGGTGTTGTACGGATTTTGAAAGATGTGATGGATGTTATTCCATCGTGCGTTGTAAattaacaatgtgttttcaatagTTTTAATTATCAGTCAATAAAAGAAAGATGAAAACATTACAATCATTTGAGAAGAGTAACTTTGAATGGAAACATTAGAAATATCTACTTTCAAATATGTCTGTCTGACCCAACCACAGATTAACGCCCCGTTTAGTTGTAATGTAATGACTTTCCGGAAAGGAAAGACTTTGGAGTTGACTCTATTTGGAGTTGTATTGGGTCGCCCTGTGGCGAGggcggaaggggaggggggcgcgCTACAAGTTTTAGTAGCCTACAACCAAGCGCTCGTTCCAAACGCCCGCACGACCTCAAAGGGTACCCACGCCGAAATGGGTACTCTCACTATGCAAAGGAATATCCTTTGGTTATACTGTTTAGTTTTAATTGGAATAACGGACGTATCTGGTAAGTCTATTCATGCTTTTTTATGGTTATCATAGACTTATTGAATCAGATTATTATCAGGTGATTTCAAAAGCTCTTTACGATGATCATACATTTATTTCCAAAGGTTCGAATCAAAACCAACATGGATAACACTCCAGGTTTTTATGTTTATGTAAAATGCTTGCTAAATGAAATGGCATAGGTTGCATAAAATGTTAATTGCGTATTACTATAATTTTTGCAATATGCTAGATGCCTGGTGCGCATCAATTCGCTCGTCAAAAATGTACTGTAGCGGTAGATTTGAGCGTTCTATGTTGCAAACTGGACCACAAAGTTAGACCTGTC from Osmerus eperlanus chromosome 12, fOsmEpe2.1, whole genome shotgun sequence encodes:
- the LOC134031283 gene encoding uncharacterized protein C7orf50 homolog, translated to MANTKISKMAKSKPLDTEPKCSVSKRKKLHSSEQDVSMDVNVERKVKKKKKAKTDTEVPVIALSKPVSEEAPTKKIKKRKQPTEHIRKEKKKKKAKISETTKPLKEEEEMEVMEGEEDLSPEERRVLERKMKKILKKDKKNKLKMEGKTEEIVEAHKPIAPQQALDYLSCWAENRKDWKFQKTRQTWLLQHMFDTEKVPDQSFSVLLQYLEGLRGVAKDTTVQKAEALTREHEGSEEEEALKKTNRAREIIQLLS